The Ornithinimicrobium faecis region GGAGCACGGCAGAGAACTCCTGGGGCCGGGTCAGACGGCGGTGACGCGGCAACACTGCGCGCTCGGTCCGACGACTCAGGCAGACAGCTTGGCGCGGCCCTTGGCGCGGCGCGAGGCCAGGATGCTGCGGCCGGCGCGGGTGCGCATCCGCAGGCGGAAGCCGTGCACGCGGGAGCGACGACGGTTGTTGGGCTGGAAGGTGCGCTTGCTCACTGGGTTACTCC contains the following coding sequences:
- the rpmH gene encoding 50S ribosomal protein L34, whose translation is MSKRTFQPNNRRRSRVHGFRLRMRTRAGRSILASRRAKGRAKLSA